The following coding sequences are from one Thermoplasmata archaeon window:
- a CDS encoding tetratricopeptide repeat protein, producing MEIRQFPQVMVDREKELAVLKNVMEICSEGKGGTVLICGDVGVGKTRLASEFAEMCRSEGFIILSSICIGNNEPAYLPVLSALQNHAKKVREQAEMYVPIGLAGFQSIEIEEPNPDTMARERTRMLEHLLHQFIAIAKKQPVMLLIDDLHLADSATLSFLHYLARNIRNEKIVVVATYVEEFANAETAFAKTIRNMNIERLCTVLKLGNFSEKEVRQIVAQLGLEQTEEIASYVYDRTSGNPFFVVEFLIAIQNAGLREIDAIKNMELPDTVKDLVKFRFSKLTEKTRKVLTFCAVLGRVFEYEVLREVTGLNEEELLDAIDELRTQNFLVETEEFEEGYKFASNTAHEVIYDGITGARRRIMHQKTAEVLEKLHGDDEQFWSAMARHYREGGNRSKFLVYAVKAGKSAARKFANVEAVELFDSVLEMLGETEVEIKQKVEILWELAEVLEVEGRYDKALEMLSKRIDYTLQSNPIEAGKSHRKMAEIYIFRGEYENALREVERAEQLLTGISDADFELARVWSTKGYVYERKGEYIKAIECQKRALEVFEKKNAEKEAGNANHRIGACYWYTGEYEKAIEFYQKALEIRKKINDLRGIASTYTNIGVVHYSMGSYDEAIEFYLKGAEIQSKMGDAWGMAMVYNNLGLVYSNKGEYEKATEYYLKSLAIEEKIGDMWGVEWSYQNLGVLYRDRGDHQKALEFYSKSLAIGEEIEDMRGVAWSYGNIGSEYLTLGEFDEALKLLKKGMEIAEQIGQRDVVCIAMLTIALAYCRKGEFVLCEEYLEEGKDIAEELGAKDKISYYHIVKGELHIKKGEIEEGVASLRNAIAISEEMGAYDISYYETLFEIGKWTKDRQMIEKALAFFEKIGNASLIEKARKELEGA from the coding sequence ATGGAGATACGGCAATTTCCACAGGTGATGGTGGATAGAGAAAAAGAACTTGCGGTTTTAAAAAATGTGATGGAGATTTGCAGTGAGGGGAAAGGAGGTACTGTTTTAATCTGTGGAGATGTAGGTGTGGGAAAAACACGACTTGCAAGCGAATTTGCTGAGATGTGTCGGAGTGAGGGTTTTATAATTCTCTCTTCAATCTGTATCGGCAACAATGAGCCGGCCTATCTGCCCGTGCTTTCAGCCCTTCAAAACCATGCAAAAAAAGTGAGGGAGCAAGCAGAAATGTATGTCCCGATTGGACTTGCTGGCTTTCAAAGTATTGAAATTGAAGAACCGAACCCTGATACGATGGCGAGGGAACGAACTAGAATGCTAGAACATCTCCTTCATCAGTTTATAGCAATTGCAAAAAAACAGCCAGTCATGTTATTGATTGATGACTTACATCTTGCGGATTCTGCCACTCTTTCATTTCTCCATTACCTTGCAAGAAATATCAGAAATGAGAAAATAGTTGTTGTTGCCACCTATGTAGAGGAATTTGCTAACGCTGAAACTGCATTTGCGAAAACAATTAGAAACATGAACATCGAACGGCTCTGCACTGTGCTGAAACTCGGGAACTTCAGCGAAAAAGAAGTCAGACAGATTGTGGCACAACTGGGGCTTGAACAGACAGAAGAGATTGCAAGCTATGTTTATGACAGGACGTCTGGAAACCCATTTTTTGTGGTTGAATTCCTGATAGCAATCCAGAATGCAGGGTTAAGAGAGATTGACGCAATCAAAAATATGGAACTGCCAGATACTGTCAAAGACCTTGTGAAGTTTCGATTTTCAAAACTCACTGAGAAAACGAGAAAGGTTCTGACTTTTTGTGCAGTGCTAGGCAGGGTGTTCGAATATGAAGTGCTAAGAGAGGTTACTGGACTGAATGAGGAAGAATTACTTGATGCAATTGATGAGCTAAGAACGCAAAATTTTCTGGTGGAGACGGAAGAGTTTGAGGAAGGGTATAAATTTGCAAGCAACACTGCCCATGAGGTGATATACGATGGCATAACTGGTGCACGAAGAAGAATAATGCACCAGAAGACAGCGGAGGTGCTGGAAAAACTCCATGGCGATGACGAGCAGTTCTGGAGTGCAATGGCGAGGCATTACAGGGAAGGCGGAAACAGAAGTAAGTTCCTGGTGTATGCAGTGAAGGCAGGAAAAAGTGCAGCAAGAAAATTTGCGAATGTGGAAGCGGTGGAACTATTTGACAGTGTATTAGAAATGCTGGGGGAAACTGAGGTAGAGATCAAACAGAAGGTTGAAATTCTATGGGAACTGGCAGAAGTTCTTGAAGTAGAGGGAAGATATGATAAGGCATTGGAAATGCTGAGTAAAAGAATTGATTATACACTTCAAAGCAATCCAATTGAGGCAGGAAAATCGCATAGAAAAATGGCGGAGATTTACATTTTCAGAGGGGAGTATGAAAACGCATTGCGAGAAGTAGAAAGAGCGGAACAGTTGCTTACTGGCATATCCGATGCTGATTTTGAACTTGCGAGGGTATGGAGCACAAAGGGTTATGTGTATGAGCGAAAAGGAGAATACATAAAAGCAATTGAGTGCCAGAAACGAGCCCTTGAGGTCTTTGAGAAGAAAAACGCAGAAAAGGAGGCAGGAAATGCAAACCATAGAATTGGGGCATGTTACTGGTATACTGGTGAATATGAAAAAGCGATTGAGTTTTATCAGAAGGCATTGGAAATTCGGAAAAAAATCAACGATTTGAGAGGAATTGCTAGCACATACACTAACATTGGAGTAGTTCATTACAGCATGGGGAGTTATGATGAGGCGATAGAATTCTATCTGAAGGGTGCTGAAATCCAGAGTAAGATGGGTGATGCCTGGGGTATGGCAATGGTGTACAATAATCTAGGATTGGTTTATTCAAATAAAGGGGAGTATGAGAAGGCAACTGAATATTACCTCAAGAGTTTGGCTATAGAAGAGAAGATAGGGGATATGTGGGGTGTGGAATGGTCTTATCAGAATCTTGGTGTTCTATACAGGGATAGAGGAGACCATCAGAAAGCCCTTGAATTTTATTCTAAAAGTTTGGCAATCGGTGAAGAGATAGAGGACATGAGGGGCGTTGCCTGGTCATATGGAAACATTGGGAGCGAGTATCTCACGCTCGGAGAATTTGATGAAGCCCTCAAATTGCTGAAAAAGGGCATGGAGATTGCTGAACAAATAGGACAGCGAGATGTTGTCTGCATTGCCATGCTTACGATTGCCCTGGCTTACTGCAGGAAAGGTGAATTCGTACTCTGCGAAGAATATCTGGAGGAGGGAAAGGATATCGCAGAAGAGCTTGGTGCGAAGGATAAGATAAGCTATTACCACATCGTAAAAGGAGAACTTCATATCAAGAAAGGGGAGATAGAGGAAGGTGTTGCATCCCTTAGAAATGCGATTGCAATTTCAGAGGAGATGGGCGCATACGACATCAGTTACTACGAAACCCTGTTTGAAATTGGCAAATGGACAAAGGACAGACAGATGATAGAAAAGGCACTGGCATTTTTTGAAAAGATAGGAAATGCTTCCCTGATCGAGAAGGCAAGGAAAGAATTGGAAGGTGCATAG
- the sepF gene encoding cell division protein SepF, which translates to MTGLLKKNPLKALKGESAVAEPGAYIDLGQMTFEDEASALQPAKAVVRLADIIRYEDVNAILGEIYKGNIIILDVTSVANDQLTMKRITVELKNAVKETGGDIAGVSKNLIMITPGGIKIDRQKMKLGF; encoded by the coding sequence ATGACAGGACTGTTGAAGAAAAACCCACTCAAAGCGTTGAAAGGCGAAAGTGCAGTAGCAGAGCCAGGAGCTTACATAGATCTTGGACAGATGACATTTGAAGATGAAGCAAGTGCACTCCAGCCAGCAAAAGCGGTCGTTCGTCTCGCAGACATAATCAGATACGAAGATGTGAATGCCATCCTAGGAGAGATATACAAAGGAAACATAATCATTCTAGATGTGACCTCAGTTGCAAATGACCAGCTTACAATGAAGCGCATCACTGTTGAGTTAAAGAATGCAGTTAAGGAGACCGGTGGAGACATTGCAGGCGTTTCAAAGAATCTTATAATGATAACGCCTGGAGGAATAAAAATAGACCGCCAGAAGATGAAGCTTGGGTTTTGA
- a CDS encoding GTP-binding protein: MSIEDEIKQIEEEIKNTKYNKKTQHHIGRLKAKLARLQNELEMRRSAGIGRGKQAYAVRKSGNATVALVGFPSVGKSTLLNKITDAESRVGAYDFTTLNIIPGMLVHKGAKIQILDMPGIVSGAAAGRGRGREVLSVARSADLIALVCDVFEHNIDALVSEIYKGGIRLNQQPPNVSITKKDRGGIEVHSTVDLTNLDELLVKDIVREMGYINADVVIREDVTAERLIDALSDNRVYIPAICILNKIDLIEPAAVADTVKEIQAKGFDVVPISSEKEINLEMLKEKIYSTLEFVRIYMRPQGGEVDYKEPLILRKGATIEDVCNAIHRDFKNRFRYACIWGKSAKHPGQRVGLNHKLADEDVVTLILRSE, encoded by the coding sequence ATGAGCATCGAAGACGAGATTAAGCAGATTGAAGAAGAAATCAAGAACACCAAATACAACAAGAAAACCCAGCATCACATAGGCAGGTTAAAGGCAAAGCTTGCACGACTCCAGAACGAACTGGAAATGCGAAGAAGTGCAGGCATTGGCAGGGGAAAGCAGGCGTATGCAGTCCGCAAATCTGGGAATGCAACAGTTGCACTCGTGGGTTTCCCGAGTGTAGGCAAAAGCACACTGCTGAATAAAATCACAGATGCAGAAAGTCGTGTTGGTGCGTATGACTTTACAACTTTAAACATAATTCCTGGGATGCTCGTACACAAAGGTGCGAAAATCCAGATTCTCGATATGCCCGGCATTGTCTCTGGTGCTGCTGCAGGAAGAGGGAGAGGTAGAGAGGTCCTTTCAGTGGCAAGGTCTGCAGACCTTATTGCCCTTGTCTGTGATGTATTCGAGCACAACATAGACGCCCTTGTCAGTGAAATTTATAAAGGAGGAATACGACTCAACCAGCAACCTCCTAATGTGAGCATAACCAAGAAGGACAGAGGAGGCATAGAAGTACACTCAACGGTGGATCTTACAAATCTTGACGAACTTTTGGTAAAAGACATAGTGAGGGAGATGGGCTATATAAATGCGGATGTGGTGATAAGAGAAGACGTAACTGCTGAGCGTTTGATAGATGCACTCTCAGATAACCGCGTCTATATCCCAGCCATCTGCATTCTGAACAAAATTGATTTGATAGAGCCAGCTGCTGTTGCGGATACAGTGAAGGAAATCCAGGCGAAGGGCTTTGATGTGGTGCCTATTTCTTCTGAGAAAGAAATCAACCTTGAAATGCTGAAGGAGAAAATTTACTCAACTTTAGAATTTGTCAGGATATACATGAGACCGCAGGGCGGCGAAGTGGATTACAAAGAACCACTCATCTTAAGAAAAGGGGCAACCATTGAAGATGTCTGCAACGCTATTCACCGTGATTTCAAAAATAGATTTAGATATGCGTGTATATGGGGAAAGAGTGCAAAACACCCAGGTCAGAGAGTAGGACTAAATCACAAATTGGCAGATGAGGATGTAGTTACCCTCATCCTCAGAAGCGAATAA